DNA from Oryzisolibacter sp. LB2S:
GGCTGCTTCAGATCCAGCAGCATGATGTGGTAGCCGCCGGGCTTGAGCTCGACGGCCTGGCCGGCGGGCAGATCGAGCGCGGGGATGGCGCGCATCTTCATGACGTTGTCCACGAGCTTCATCTCGTGCACCTCGGTCACGCCGGCCACCGGGCTGCTGGCGCCGACCAGGCGCATGTCCTGTGCGGCCGTCAGCCGCATGAATGCGCCCGTGGCCTTTTGCTGGGGCACGGTGGCGCGCACCCAGGGGTCTTGCACGCTGACCTGGGCATGGGCCAGACCGGAGAGCAGCAGGGCGGCGGCCAGCGCCAGGCGGGGGGTGAAGGGTTTGCTTGGCATGAGAAATTCCTGAAATCAAAAAACGGGAGAGGCAACGGGCTGCCGCCGCAGGGGCAGGGCAGGGCGCCGTCGGCGAGGGGATTTCAGGCCCGGGCGGGCGGAGCGCGTGGCGGGAACGCCGCACGGCTCAGCGGCGGCACATGGCCGCGTGCGAGCGTCGCCGGCACATGCGGCGGCAAAGCCTGCGCGGCACCCGGGGCCTCGATGGCCGGTGGCGGCAGCATGGCGGGCAGGCACAGCACGCATTCCAGGCCGTGCTGCTGCGCGTCCTGCGCGGCGGCGTCGTTGCCGCCTGCTGCTACCCAGCGCGGCTCGCCCGCGGCGTTGCAGATGCGCTCCATGCCCTGGGCGCGCACCAGCGGCGAGAGCATGGCCGCGCCCAGCGCCAGCGCAAAGCAGGCCAGCAGCAGGCGGGCCAGCAGCAGGCGGGCCGGGCGGTGGGAGCGGCGCAGGGCTTGCATAGGTGGTGGCCATTATCGGCCCGCGCGCCAGGCTGCGGGGGCTGGCCACATGCCGATCGTCGGCACCCATGCGACACAAAAACAGCATCGCTTGATAAAAGTCATTTTACATTCCACTTTCGTTCTGGCATGCTTGCAAACGCTAATCAATCGCATTTGCTTCAACAAGAACCACCGCATGTCTTCCGTCCCATCCCCAGTCTTGCGTCCGTCCCGGCCACGGGCGTTGATGCACCCCATCGCCTGTGCGCTCGCGCTGCTGGCCTCGTCCGTACATGCCGACGAGCCTGCGGCCTTGCTTCCCTCCGTCACCGTGCGTGCCGATGCCGCGGGCGAGGGCACGGCCCCGCTGCGCCCCTCCGCCGTGGCCGAGCGCGAGCGCCTCGCGCGCGTGCCCGGGGGCACGAATCTCGCGCTGCCGCAGCAGGAGGCGCGCCTGGCCACGCTGCGCGACGTGCTCGACTACCAGCCCGGCGTGGTGCTGCAGGACTTCTTCGGCGCCACCGACCAGCCGCGCCTGTCGATTCGCGGCTCGGGCATTCAGAGCAACCCCGTGAACCGCGGCGTGGTGCTGCTGCAGGACGGTCTGCCGCTCAACGAGGCCGACGGTTCCTTCATCATCGGCCTGCTCGAGCCGCGCAACGCCGCCCTGGTCAGCGTGCGCCGCGGTGCCAACACGCTCACGCCCAGCGCCACCACGCTGGGGGGCGAGCTCGATTTCCAGTCGCTCACGGGCGCCGACCAGAAGGGCCAGGTGCGCGCCGAATACGGCAGCTTTGGCCGCAAGGCGCTGCAGGGCGCCGTGGGCGTGGCGGGCGAGCAGTGGGATGGGCGCATCGGCGTGAGCGGCGACCGCTTCGACGGCTACCGCCACCACAGCGCCTCGCGGCGTGACGCCCTGCATGCCAATCTGGGCTTCCAGCGTGGTGGTGTGGAAAACCGCACCTACCTGTCGTGGACCGATCTGGAGTTCGAGATCCCCAATGTCGTGCCCAAGGACCGCGTGGGCAGCAACCCGCGCGGCGTGATGGGCGACGGCAGCACGCCGCAGGACCAGCTGCTCAACATCTACCGGCGCGACCCGCGCCGCGAGGCGCGGCAGCTGCGCCTGGCCAACCGCACGCGCTGGGGCAGTGACGCGCTGCGCCAGGAGCTGGGCCTGTACTGGCAGGACACGGACGACTGGTTCAAGGACCCGACCATGGGCACGCGCACCGACAGCCGCACCCTGGGCGCGCAGTGGCGCGCGGACGGTCAGGCCAGCGCGCAGCTGGCCTGGCACATGGCCCTGGCCTGGTCGCGCAGCGACATGGACCGGAGCCTGCGCGCCGTGAGCCCGGCCAACGGCAGCGAGCTGCAGCTCTTTGGCGACTACGACCTGCAGGCCGAGAACCTGCAGGGCCAGCTGGGCGCCGACTGGCGCGTGGCGCGGGACTGGACGGTGGTCGGCCAGATCGGCTGGAGCCGGCAGAGCCGCGACGCCGCAAGCCGCCAGACTGGCCAGCGGCTCGATCAGCAATGGACCTTTGCCACGCCGAAGATCGGCGTGAACTGGCAGGCCACGCCCGCCACGCGCGTCTGGGCCAACCTGAGCCGCAGCCAGGAGGCGCCAACCTTCTGGGAGATCGTCGCCGGCACCGTGCCCAACCCCGCCAACCCGGCCACGGCCAAGAGCAGCCTCACCAGGCTGGAGTTGCAGCGCGCCACGACCTGGGAGATCGGCGGCCAGGGACGCTGGGGCGAGGGCGCGCATGCGCCGCAATGGCAGCTCGTGTACTACCGCAGCCAGGTGGCCGACGAGATCCTGAGCGTCTCCAACGCCTATGGCCAGGCGCTGGGAACGACCAACTACGCGGGTGGCACGCGCCACCAGGGCGTGGAGGCGGGCCTGTCCGGCTCCTGGGCGCTGGGCGCGGCGGGCGCGCTCGACTGGCGCGGCTCCTGGACCTACAGCGACTTCCGCTTCAAGGACGGCGCCTACGCCGGCAACCGCATCGCCGGCGTGCCGCGCCAGCTCATCAACGCCGAGCTGATGTGGCGCACGGCCGTTGCCAACGGCAGCCTGCGCCTGGGCCCCAACCTGCGCTGGATGCCGCAGGACACGCCCATAGACCATGCCAACACCGCAGGCGCCACGCAGGACAGCTACGCCCTGCTGGGCTTCAAGCTCGAATGGACGCAGGGCCCCTGGCGCACCTGGCTCATGGCCGAGAACCTGACCGACCGGCGCTACGCGAGCAGCTTTGCCATCCGCGACAAGGCCACGGCCGCCCAGCCCGGCTACCTGCCGGGCCTGGGCCGCAGCGTTGCCGTGGGTGTGAGCTATTTGTTCTGACGAAGGGGGGCAGGCCATGACCGATCTCCTCAACCGCCGCCAATGGCTGCAGGCCGGCGCCGCGCTGGCCGCGCCGGCGCTGCTGCCCGCGGCCATTGCCGCGCCCCTGCCCAGGTTGGTGCTGGCCGGGCCGCCGGCCATCGTCTCGGCGCCGCTGATCCGCATGGCGCAGGGCAATGCCCTGGCCGGTGTCGCGCAGCAAACCGAGTTCACGCCCTGGCGCGACCCGGACCAGCTGCGCGCCATGGCCATTGGCAGGAAGGCCGACATCCTGGCCATGCCGAGCAATGTGGCGGCCAACCTCTACAACCGCGGCGCGGGCGTGCGCCTGCTCAACATCTCCACCTGGGGCGCGCTGTGGATCGTCACGCGCGACGGCGAACGCAAGCGCCTGGCCGACTTCAAGGGCGAGGAGATCGCCGTGCCCTACCGCGGCGACATGCCCGACCTGATGCTGCAGCTCCTGTGCGCCAGGCAGGGCATCAACGCCCGGCGCGACATGCGGCTGCGCTACGTGCCCTCGCCCATGGAGGCCATGCAGCTGCTCATCACGCGCCGCGTGCGCCATGCGCTGCTGGTCGAGCCCGGCGTGTCGATGGCGCTGCGCAAGACCCATTCCTTCCCGGTCAGCGTGGTCGCGCCCGAGCTCTACCGCGGCGCCGACCTGCAGCAGGAATGGGGACGGCTGTTCGAGCGCCCGCCGCGTATTCCGCAGGCCGGCATCGCCGCAGTGGGCGCCGTGCGCGAGCAGCCCCAGGTGCTGGCCGCCGTGCAGCAGGCCTATGCCGACGCCGTGGCCTGGTGCCGCGCCAACCCGCTCGAATGCGGCAAGCTGGTCGCGCAGCATGTCGAGCTGCTCACGCCCGAGGCCGTGGCCGACGCCATGCCGCACAGCCAGCTCGAGGCCGTGGACGCGGGCGCCGCGCGCGCCGACATCGAGTTCTTCTTCGAGCAGCTGCTGGCCCAGGACCCGGCCCTGCTCGGCGGCAGGCTGCCCGACGCGGGCTTCATCGGGGGCTGACGGTGGGCCTGCTGTGGCGTCTGCTGCGCGGCATGCCCGCGTATCTGTGGAGCGGCTGGGGCGCCTGCGCCAGCCTGCTGCTGTTCGTGGCGCTGTGGGAGCTGGGCGCAGCCTGGTACGGCGCGCTCATCCTGCCCGACCCGCGCACCACCTTTGCCTCGCTCGCGGCGCTGCTGCAATCGGGCGCGGCCTGGCCCGAGCTCGCCATCACCGCGCGCCGCGCCCTCAGCGGGCTGCTGCTGGCCGTGTGCGTGGGCAGCGGCCTGGGGCTGCTCGCGGGCCTGTCAGTCACGGCCTCGATGATGGCGCGGCCCTGGGTCACGCTGCTGCTGGGCATGCCGCCAATTGCCTGGCTGGTGCTGGCCATGCTGTGGTTCGGCGCGGGCGACGGCACGCCCGTGTTCACGGTGTTCGTGGCCTGCCTGCCCGTGGTCTTCATCGGCGCGCTGCAGGGCACGCGCACGCTGGACCACCACCTCAAGGACATGGCGCGGGCCTACCGCCTGCCCTGGCGCATGCGCCTCTTTGACCTGTACCTGCCGCATGTCGCGGCCTATCTGTTTCCGGCCTGGATCACGGCCCTGGGCTCGTCCTGGAAGGTGGCCGTGATGGCCGAGCTGCTGGCCACGAGCGACGGCGTGGGCGCGGCCCTGGCCGTCACGCGCTCGCACCTGGACATGGGCGCGTCGCTGGCCTGGATCTGCGCCGTGGTGGGCATTCTGCTGCTGCTCGAATACGGCGTGCTCGAACCCATCAAGCGCGAGCTCGAACGCTGGCGCAGCGCCGGCACAGCACAGCCCCAGGCGTGACCACAGGCAAGGCAAGCAAATGACGACCCAGCCCACCTCACCCCTGTCGCTGCGCGTGCGCGACCTCGACCATGCCTACGGGCCCACCACCGTCCTGCAGGGCATCAACCTGGACCTGCCCGCGGGCCAGATCGTGGCGCTCGTCGGCCCCTCGGGCTGCGGCAAGACCACGCTGCTGCACCTGTGCGCGGACCTGCTCGCGCCGCAGCAGGGGCGCATCGAGCGGGCCGCCGGCCCCGCGGCCGTGATGTTCCAGCAGCCGCGCCTGCTGCCCTGGATGCTCACGCTGGACAACATCGCCCTGGGCCTGAAGGCCCGCGGCATGGCGCGCGCCGAGCGCCACGAGCGCGCACGCGCGGTGGCGCTGGCCCTGGGCCTGCCCGAGGCCTCGCTCGCGCAATACCCCGCCGAGCTCTCGGGCGGCATGCAAAGCCGCGCCGCGCTGGCGCGCGCGCTGGTGCTCGAGCCCGCGCTGCTCTTCATGGATGAGCCGTTCTCGGCCCTCGACGTGGGCCTGCGCGGCCAGCTGCACCAGCTGCTGCTGGCGCGCCAGGCGCAGTCGGGCATGGCGGTGCTGCTCATCACCCACGACCTCATGGAGGCAGTGCGCCTGGCCGGCGAGGTGCTGGTGCTCGCCGCCGCGCCCGGGCGCATCGTGGCGCGCTACCGCCCGCCGGGTGCGGCGCGCACGCGCAGCGAGGCGCTGGTGCACCGCTCTGCGGCCGAGCTGCTGCAGCACCCGGCCGTGCGCGCCGCGTTCGATCTGCCGGCGCAGGAGGCGCGCGATGCCGCCGCCACAACCCCTGACGCCGACGGCGCGGGGCTGTGGCTGCAGGCCGCGCATTGCCCGGCACCGCGTGCGGGAGATGGATGCTGAACACCCATCCCCTGAGCGCGGGCGACGGCTTCCATTGGCGCAGCTGGCCGCCGTGCGACATGGCCATGCGCCCGTCATCCCCGTGCATGCGGGATCCAGGCGCCGCCAGACGCGTCACAGCGCCTCCTGGCTCGTCATCCCCGCGCAAGCGGGGATCCAGGCGCCGCCACCGATACGACGGATGCGTCATCACCGTGGATCCCCGCTTGCGCGGGGACGACGGCGGGTTTTCAGAGGCTCGTTGATACCAGCCACCACTATTGAATGAAATTGCCCACCAGCGCTTGTTGCATAAGCGCAGGCAGCTCCTTTTTTTGACATGAATTCCTCCCGAAACCCCTTGCGCAGCGCCCATCCGATATGGATGTGCGGCATGCGTCCGTTCTTTCTGCTGGCCATGGTCTCGGCCCTGGGGCTGCTGGGCCTGTGGGGACTGGTGCTGGGTGCGGGCGTGGCGCCGCCGCAGGTCGAGGGCGGGCCCATCGTCTGGCATGTGCATGAGCTGGTGTTCGGCTTTGCCATGGCCGGCGTGGCCGGGTTTGCGCTCACGGCGTTGCCCGAGTTCACGGGCGTGGCGGGTGTCTCGCGCGTGCAGCTGCGCGCGCTGGTGCTGCTCTGGCTCATCGCGCGCGCGGGCTTCTGGGCCTCGGGCTGGGGCGGCGCGGTGGCGCTGTGGCTGGCGGCTGCGGCCCAGGTGGCGCTGCCGCTGGCCGTGCTCGCGGTGCTGGCACCCGCACTGCGCACGGCCGCGGGGCGCGCGCATTGGTCGTTTGGCTGGGCGCTGCTGGCATTGGCGGCCATGGCGCTGGGCTTTTATGTGGATGCGCTGCGCGGCGCGGCCGGCCTGCGCTGGCTGCATGCGACGCTGGGCGTGCTCATGCTGCTCATCGTGGTGGCGGCAAGCCGCATCTCCATGCGCATGGTCAACCGCGCCATAGAGCAAGTCACGCCGGGCGCGCCGCCCTATCTGGCGCGGCCCCCGAAGCGCCACCTCGCGGCGCTGTGCATCACGCTGGCGACGCTCGCGCAGTTCGTGCGGCCGGGCGATGCGCTCGTGGGCTGGCTTGCGCTCGCCGCGGCCGCCGCCATGTTCCATCTGATGAGCGACTGGCATGTGGGAGCGGCGCTGTGGCGCCGGCGCTTTCCGCTGCTGCTGTACGCCATGTACGCCTGCATGGCCCTGGGCTATGCGGCGCTGGGGCTGGCCCATCTGGGCGCGCTTGCGGGCACGGGTGCGGGCTGGCACCTGCTGGGCGCGGGCGCGGTGGGCATGGGCGTGTTCGTGGTCATCGCCATCGCCGGGCGCGCCCACGCGGGTCTGTGGCCCGATGCCGGGCCGTGGATACCGCTGGGCGGCGCGCTGATCCTGGCGGCCACGGGCCTGCGTGTGCTGGCGGCTCTGCTGGGGTGGGGCGGGGGGGCGCTCGCGGCATCGGCCGCGCTCTGGTGCCTGGCCTATGCCGTGCTGCTGTGGCGCGTGGGTCCGGGCCTGTGGCGCCCGCGCACCGACGGGCGCGACGGCTGCGAAGGGCCGGCCGCGTAGCGGGGAGTTGATCTGGATTAACGAATCTGTGTGTCTCGTTCAGCTGCCCATGGTAAAGTTGCATTGATACGAATGACAATGATTTGTATTTGAGTTGTGCCGCTCCGAGCATGTCGGCCGCGCCTGTGCGCAGGTACACCCGATCGACGGCTGCCGGAATACGCACTCCACCCATACCAACCCATCCGCCCAGCCCCACGCGCGCATAGGCATGCAAGCGTCCAGCCACCGCGGTATTTCGCCAGGACGTTCATGCTTTCTGCACCTACCCGTACCGTGCGCGGGCTCTGCCGCCCGCATCCCCTCGCCGCCGCCGCGGCCGCGCTGTGCCTGGCCGGCGCCGCCCATGCCCAGCAGGCCGAGCCCGCGCAAACCGTGGCCATGGGCCCGAGCCAGGGTCTGCCGGCCGTCACCGTGACGGCCACCATGACCGAGCAGGACGCGCGCACCGCGCCGGCCAGCGTCACCGTGATCACGGCCGAGGAGCTGGCCGAGAAGAACGCCACTGACCTACTGGACGCCGTGCGCGGCGCGCCCGGCATCACGCTGCAGGGGCGCCAGGTGGGCGGGCGCAAGACGCTGGCGCTGCGTGGCCTGGAGGGCAAGCACACGCTGACGCTGATCGACGGGCGGCGCATCAGCGCGAGCGACGACGTGATCGGCCATTCCGACTACCAGTACGGCTGGCTGCCGATCTCGGCGATCGAGCGCGTGGAGATCATCCGCGGCCCGATGTCGGCGCTGTACGGCTCCGAGGCCCTGGGCGGCGTGATCAACCTCATCACCAAGCGGCCCAAGGACCGCTGGAGCGGCTCCATCGGCGTCTCGGGCGCGACGGGGCTGTCGAGCGACGCGGCGAGCGAGGGCGGCACCTCGATCTACGCGGGCGGGCCGCTGGGCGAGCGCGCGCGCCTGTCGGTGAACGCCGAATACGCCCACCGCAATGCCACGCCCGACGTGGACGATCCGCGCTACAGCGAGATCGAGGGCCGCAAGCCGCGCAACCTGGGGCTGAACGCCGAGTACGACCTGACGGCCCAGCAGCGCCTGCAGGCCGGCATCAGCGACGGCAAGGAAATTCGCCGCTATGACGACGTGAGCACGGCCGGCAAGGTCTACCGCAACCGCTACGACCTGGATCGGCGCCAGACCCACCTGGGCTGGGTGGGCGACTTTGGCGATACCAAGGCGCAGCTGCGCGCCTACCGCAGCGAGATGAGCATCAGGAACACGCGCACCAACGGCGTGTCGGCCACGCGTCCGCAGGACATGCAGGACGACGTGGTCGACGGCCATGTGACCATGCGCCGCGGCAGCCACCAGATCGCCTTTGGCGGCGAATGGCGCAAGGAGGAGCTGGTCAACGCCGGCCTCACGGGCGGACGCGACGACGTGACGCACAAGGCGCTGTTCGTGCAGGACGAGTTCGCGCTCACGCGCAACCTCATGGCCACGCTGGGCCTGCGCGCCGACCACCACGGCATCTTCGGCTCCGAGCTCAGCCCGCGCGCCTACCTGGTCTGGGAGGCCAGCCCCAGCCTGGTCGTCAAGGGCGGCTATGGCCACGCCTTCAAGGCGCCCACGCTCAAGCAGATCTCGCCCAACTACGTGGGCGCCGAGGGGCCGCACAGCTTCCTGGGCAACGGCAACATCCAGCCCGAGACGTCCAACTCCTTCGAGATCGGCGCCGACTGGCAGGCCAGCCCCACCTGGTCGCTGCGCGCCACGGCCTTCCATACCGAGGTCAAGCAGCTCATCACCTACCGCCTGCTGCAGCAGATCGGCATACGCCGCATCTACCAGTACGACAACGTGGACGCCGCGCGCATCCAGGGCCTGGAGGCGGGCTTCACCTGGGCCATCACGCCGCAGCTGTCCTGGAGCACCGACGCCACCGTGCTGCACACGCGTGACAAGACGACCGGCAAGCGCCTGAACGACCGCCCCACGACCACCGTGGCCTCGCACCTGGCCTGGCGCGCGGCCGGCTGGGATGCGCGCCTGGGTCTGGAGTACACGGGCAAGCAGGACAGCTACGGCACAAGGCTGCCGGCCTACACGCTGTGGAATGCCAGCCTGGGCCACAGCTGGAAGATCAATGCCACGCAAAGCCTGACCTTGCGCGCGGGCCTGGAGAACATGGGCAATCTGCGCCTGGCCGAGAAGTCGCCCAACTTCGGCTTTGCCGAGCAGGGGCGGCGCGTGTTCGCGTCGGCGCGCCTGGACTTTTGACTATAAAAATAGTAGCTGCTAGCGCCCGTCCATAGGGCGCAGGAGGCCAATTTGACTATGAAACACATGCGCTGGCTGCTGTGCGCCGCGCTGCTCCTGCTGGTCGGCGTGGCGCGTGCCGCGTCGGTGTTGTTCATCGCCACGGGCAACGTGCCGCAGGGCAAGTTCCACCAGCTTGCCGAGATCGCGCGCCCCCATGGCATCGAGGTCGAGGTGCGTTACCTGAACAGCCTGCCGGCCGACGTCGATGCCGGCCTGTGGCGCGGGCGTGACGCGGTGTTCTTCGACAGCTACCAGCAGGACGAGGTGCGCGACCGCCTGGTGCGCGCGCTGCCCGGCCTGGCCGCGCCCAATGCCTGGCTGTACGACGCACGCCCGGCCTGGGGTGGGGGCCTACCCGAGGCCGTGGCGCGCCGCCTCATCACCTATTACGCGAGCGGCGGGCGCCAGAACTACGAGGGCTTCTTCGCCACGCTGGCGGCGCAGCTCAAGGGCGGCAACGCGCTGGCCGCGGCGCCCGACCCCGTGGTCTTCCCCAAGACCGGCATCTACCACCCGCGCTGGCCCGGCCTGGTGACGGGCGACGTGCACGCCTATCTGCGCGGCCAGGGTGTAGACCGGGCGGCCGCGGGGCACAAGCCCGTCATCGCGATTGCGCTGCACCAGCAGTACATAGGCTCGATGCAGACGGCCTACATCGACGACATGGTCGCGCGCGTGGAGGCAGGCGGCGCCGTGGCCCTGCCGTTCTACACGCCCATGATGGGCGAGGGCGGTTTCCCCAAGGTGCTGCAACCCGGCGGACCCGGCACGCCCGTGCTGGCCGACGTGCTCATCAACACCCAGATCACGCTTCTTGCCGACGAGCGCCGCGCCGAATTCGAGCGTATGGGCATCCCCGTCATCCAGGCCATGACCTACCGCCGTGGCGACGAGGCCGAGTGGGCCGCGAGCCAGCAGGGCATCGCCACCATGGACGTGCCCTTCTACCTGGCCCAGGCCGAGTACGCGGGCATCACCGACATCCAGGTGGCGTCTGCCACGCGCAAGGGTGACGAGCAGATCATGCCCATCACGGCCCAGGCCGCGGCCGTGGCCGCCAAGGCGCTGAACCTCGTCAAGCTGCAGCGCAAGCCCAACGCCGACAAGCGCGTGGCCGTGATGTTCTGGAACTACCCCGCGGGCGAGAAGAACCTCTCGGCCTCGTTCCTCAACGTGCCGCGCAGCCTGCAGACCACGCTGGCCGCGATGGCGGCCTCGGGTTACCGCACCGAGGTGCCGCCCGACGAGACGCACCTCATCACCCTGCTGCAGCGCCTGCTGGCCCCGGCCTACCGCGGCGGCGAGCTTGAGCCGCTTCTCCGCGACGGCCTGGCCGTGCTGCTGCCCGTCAAGGACTACCGCGCCTGGCTCGCCAGCCTGCCGCGGCCCACGCAGCAGGCGCTGGCCAGCGCCTGGGGCGCGCCCGAGAAATCCCCCTGGGTGCTGCGCCAGAACGGCGCGGACCATTTCGTGATTCCGCGCCTGCAGCTCGGCCACATCACGCTGCTGCCCCAGCCCGGCCGCAGCGGCATGGCGCCGGGCAGCCAGGACGCGCGCGCCAAGGAAAAGGAGATCTACCACTCCACCACCGACCTGCCGCCGCACCATTACCTGGCCACCTATCTGTGGACGCGCCGGCACAACGACGCGCTGGTGCACTACGGCACGCACGGCACGCAGGAATGGCTGCCGGGCAAGGAACGCGGCCTGTCGGTGTACGACGCGCCGCTCTTGGCGCTGGGCGACATCGCCGTGGCCTACCCCTACATCGCCGACAACATCGGCGAGGCCACCCAGGCCAAGCGCCGCGGGCGCGCCACCATCATCAGCCACCAGACCCCGCCGTTCGCCCCCGGCGGCCTGCACGAGGCCCTGACCCAGATGCACGACCTGCTGCACCAGTGGCAGGCCCAGGACGAGGGCGCGGTGCGCGTGCGCATGGCAGCCGACCTGCTGGCCGCCGCGAAGAAGGAGCGCGTGATCGCCGACATGGGCTGGACCGAGGCGCGCGCCAAGGCGCAGTTCGCCGACTTCGTGCAGGAGCTGCACAACCACCTGCACGAGCTCGCCCAGACCGCCCAGCCCCAGGGCCTGCACACCCTGGGCCGCGCGCCCGAGGAGCTGCACCGCCTGGGCACCGTGCTGCTCATGCTGGGCAGCGACTTCTGGGAGGCCGCGGCGCGCCACGCGGGCGTGAGCGCCGCCGACCTGGACGAGGCCCTGATCGGCCCCTGGGACAGGCTGGCGCAGACCGTGCCTTACCAACTGCTGAAAAAGCATGTGGTCGATGGCCAGGCCACGACCGACCTGCCCGAGCAGCTACAGAAAGCATTGCAGAAGGCGGCGCAGGTCTATGCCGACATCGGCGCGCAGAACGAGCTCAAGGGCCTGCTCACGGTGCTGGACGGGCGCTACCTGGCTACCTCCTACGGCGGCGACCCGATCAAGAACCCCGACGCCTATCCCACGGGCCGCAACCTCTACGGCTTCGACCCCTCGCGCATCCCCACCAAGCAGGCCTGGGAGGCCGGCAAGCAGGCGGCAGAGAACATGCTGGCCGAGCACCGCAAGCTGCACGGCAGGCAGCCGAAGAAGCTCACCTTCAGCCTCTGGTCGGTGGAGACCATGCGCCACTTTGGCATGCTCGAGGCCCAGGCCCTGTGGCTGCTCGGCGTCGAGCCCGTGTGGGACAACGGCGGGCGCGTCACCGGCGTGAAGCTCGTCGACCGCCAGCAGCTGGGCCGCGCGCGCGTGGACGTGGTGCTGTCGGCCACGGGCCTGTACCGCGACCATTTCCCCAACGTCATGAAGCAGCTCGCCCAGGCCGTGCTGCTGGCGTCCCGCGCCCGGGACGAGGCCGACAACCCCGTGGCCGCCAACAGCGAGCGCATCGCGCAAAGACTCATCGCCCAGGGCGCCGATGCCAAGGCGGCGGAGCTCGCCGGTGCCACGCGCATCTTTGCCTCGGAGAGCGGGCGCTACGGCACCGGGCTGGACGACGCGGCCCTGGCCACCGACACCTGGAAGGGCAAGGCCGAGGGCGACAAAAAGCTCGCCCAGCTCTACCTCTCCAAGATGCAGTTCGCCTATGGGCCGGACGAGGCGCAATGGGGCAGCGCCGGCGTCGCGGGGGCGGCAGGCAAGGGCGGCAAGGCCGTCAACCTCTACGCCGAACACCTGAGCGGCACCGAGGGCGCGGTGCTCTCGCGCAGCTCCAACCTCTACGGCATGCTCACCACCGACGACCCGTTCCAGTACCTTGGCGGCATCGCGCTGGCCGTGCGGCACCTCGACGGCAAGGCGCCCGAGCTCTACATCAGCAACCTGCGCGGCGCGGGCAGTGGCAAGGTCGAGGGTGCGGCGCAGTTCCTCGCCAAGGAGCTGGCCACGCGCCAGTTCCACCCCGGCTACATCCAGGGCCTGATGAAGGAGGGCTACGCGGGCACGCTGCAGGTGCTGGACGCCACCAACAACTTCTGGGGCTGGACGGCCACCGCACGCGAGATCGTGCGCGACGACCAGTGGCAGGAGATGGTCGACGTCTACGTGCGCGACAAGCACAACCTCGGCCTCAAGGACTGGTTCGAATCCAGGAACCCGCATGCGCTGGCGCAGACCATGGAGCGCATGCTCGAGGCCGCGCGCCAGGGCTACTGGAAGGCCGACCCGGCCACGTTGCGCGAGTTGAAGGAGCGTTGGCGCGATCTGTCCAAGCGCTTTGATGTGCGGAGCGACAACGCCGCCTTCGAGCGCTTTGTGGGCGCGGCGCAGGGCGGCGCGGGCTATGGCCTTGCGCCCGGCGCTCCTGCTGCGCCGGCGGCCGCCGCGCAGGCAGCGCCCCAGGATCAGGCCCAGCCCGCCGAGCCCCCGCCGCAGGACGAGGCCCCGCCGCAGCCGCCCCCGCCGCCCATCTCCGGCATGCGCCTGGAGCAGGTGCAGGAGCAGCCCCGCGAC
Protein-coding regions in this window:
- the cobN gene encoding cobaltochelatase subunit CobN is translated as MKHMRWLLCAALLLLVGVARAASVLFIATGNVPQGKFHQLAEIARPHGIEVEVRYLNSLPADVDAGLWRGRDAVFFDSYQQDEVRDRLVRALPGLAAPNAWLYDARPAWGGGLPEAVARRLITYYASGGRQNYEGFFATLAAQLKGGNALAAAPDPVVFPKTGIYHPRWPGLVTGDVHAYLRGQGVDRAAAGHKPVIAIALHQQYIGSMQTAYIDDMVARVEAGGAVALPFYTPMMGEGGFPKVLQPGGPGTPVLADVLINTQITLLADERRAEFERMGIPVIQAMTYRRGDEAEWAASQQGIATMDVPFYLAQAEYAGITDIQVASATRKGDEQIMPITAQAAAVAAKALNLVKLQRKPNADKRVAVMFWNYPAGEKNLSASFLNVPRSLQTTLAAMAASGYRTEVPPDETHLITLLQRLLAPAYRGGELEPLLRDGLAVLLPVKDYRAWLASLPRPTQQALASAWGAPEKSPWVLRQNGADHFVIPRLQLGHITLLPQPGRSGMAPGSQDARAKEKEIYHSTTDLPPHHYLATYLWTRRHNDALVHYGTHGTQEWLPGKERGLSVYDAPLLALGDIAVAYPYIADNIGEATQAKRRGRATIISHQTPPFAPGGLHEALTQMHDLLHQWQAQDEGAVRVRMAADLLAAAKKERVIADMGWTEARAKAQFADFVQELHNHLHELAQTAQPQGLHTLGRAPEELHRLGTVLLMLGSDFWEAAARHAGVSAADLDEALIGPWDRLAQTVPYQLLKKHVVDGQATTDLPEQLQKALQKAAQVYADIGAQNELKGLLTVLDGRYLATSYGGDPIKNPDAYPTGRNLYGFDPSRIPTKQAWEAGKQAAENMLAEHRKLHGRQPKKLTFSLWSVETMRHFGMLEAQALWLLGVEPVWDNGGRVTGVKLVDRQQLGRARVDVVLSATGLYRDHFPNVMKQLAQAVLLASRARDEADNPVAANSERIAQRLIAQGADAKAAELAGATRIFASESGRYGTGLDDAALATDTWKGKAEGDKKLAQLYLSKMQFAYGPDEAQWGSAGVAGAAGKGGKAVNLYAEHLSGTEGAVLSRSSNLYGMLTTDDPFQYLGGIALAVRHLDGKAPELYISNLRGAGSGKVEGAAQFLAKELATRQFHPGYIQGLMKEGYAGTLQVLDATNNFWGWTATAREIVRDDQWQEMVDVYVRDKHNLGLKDWFESRNPHALAQTMERMLEAARQGYWKADPATLRELKERWRDLSKRFDVRSDNAAFERFVGAAQGGAGYGLAPGAPAAPAAAAQAAPQDQAQPAEPPPQDEAPPQPPPPPISGMRLEQVQEQPRDSAVPVWQTLSVALVLGAVMLGGGWWQRRGRFGIKSAVGA
- a CDS encoding TonB-dependent receptor; translated protein: MLSAPTRTVRGLCRPHPLAAAAAALCLAGAAHAQQAEPAQTVAMGPSQGLPAVTVTATMTEQDARTAPASVTVITAEELAEKNATDLLDAVRGAPGITLQGRQVGGRKTLALRGLEGKHTLTLIDGRRISASDDVIGHSDYQYGWLPISAIERVEIIRGPMSALYGSEALGGVINLITKRPKDRWSGSIGVSGATGLSSDAASEGGTSIYAGGPLGERARLSVNAEYAHRNATPDVDDPRYSEIEGRKPRNLGLNAEYDLTAQQRLQAGISDGKEIRRYDDVSTAGKVYRNRYDLDRRQTHLGWVGDFGDTKAQLRAYRSEMSIRNTRTNGVSATRPQDMQDDVVDGHVTMRRGSHQIAFGGEWRKEELVNAGLTGGRDDVTHKALFVQDEFALTRNLMATLGLRADHHGIFGSELSPRAYLVWEASPSLVVKGGYGHAFKAPTLKQISPNYVGAEGPHSFLGNGNIQPETSNSFEIGADWQASPTWSLRATAFHTEVKQLITYRLLQQIGIRRIYQYDNVDAARIQGLEAGFTWAITPQLSWSTDATVLHTRDKTTGKRLNDRPTTTVASHLAWRAAGWDARLGLEYTGKQDSYGTRLPAYTLWNASLGHSWKINATQSLTLRAGLENMGNLRLAEKSPNFGFAEQGRRVFASARLDF
- a CDS encoding NnrS family protein; translation: MRPFFLLAMVSALGLLGLWGLVLGAGVAPPQVEGGPIVWHVHELVFGFAMAGVAGFALTALPEFTGVAGVSRVQLRALVLLWLIARAGFWASGWGGAVALWLAAAAQVALPLAVLAVLAPALRTAAGRAHWSFGWALLALAAMALGFYVDALRGAAGLRWLHATLGVLMLLIVVAASRISMRMVNRAIEQVTPGAPPYLARPPKRHLAALCITLATLAQFVRPGDALVGWLALAAAAAMFHLMSDWHVGAALWRRRFPLLLYAMYACMALGYAALGLAHLGALAGTGAGWHLLGAGAVGMGVFVVIAIAGRAHAGLWPDAGPWIPLGGALILAATGLRVLAALLGWGGGALAASAALWCLAYAVLLWRVGPGLWRPRTDGRDGCEGPAA